The following proteins are encoded in a genomic region of Homalodisca vitripennis isolate AUS2020 unplaced genomic scaffold, UT_GWSS_2.1 ScUCBcl_14583;HRSCAF=25433, whole genome shotgun sequence:
- the LOC124375166 gene encoding uncharacterized protein LOC124375166, translating into MCEESSLLMLSWCCELLGQSQPYLTTLAGHNGDDCTGLGLSVHAQPASFSPAVLMLAVCANLRQLVVLPHMSAWKKCVLEEIADVCLLHLDSSDTRVATSYSALWLQLPWTVVMPTLAQGIVKQGSVRRRVEVALHTQLTHDASTGDMSNHHFKAIYGLPTAGTWERGV; encoded by the exons ATGTGCGAGGAGAGTAGTCTATTGATGTTATCATGGTGTTGTGAACTGCTCGGTCAGTCACAGCCTTACCTGACCACGCTGGCCGGCCACAACGGAGATGATTGCACTGGTTTAGGGCTCTCTGTGCATGCGCAGCCCGCGTCGTTCTCCCCCGCAGTTCTCATGCTGGCAGTATGTGCCAACCTGCGGCAACTTGTTGTTCTGCCACACATGTCTGCGTGGAAA AAATGTGTGCTGGAAGAGATTGCAGACGTGTGTTTGCTACACCTGGACTCCAGTGACACCAGGGTGGCCACTAGCTATTCAGCTCTTTGGTTGCAACTACCTTGGACTGTTGTGATGCCGACTTTGGCACAAGGCATTGTG AAGCAGGGCAGTGTGCGGAGGAGAGTGGAGGTAGCACTACACACACAGCTGACCCACGATGCCAGCACAGGAGACATGTCCAATCATCACTTTAAAGCGATTTATGGCCTTCCTACTGCAGGGACATGG GAGAGGGGAGTTTGA
- the LOC124375163 gene encoding serine/threonine-protein kinase SMG1-like — protein sequence MLVAHPRLSRSTTTVWRELSLTSVTVLLHWATWESAQLCVNSKLRTPLGKPVDTFMAFEGVLKSLARQTVGSQTTDTTDEFDVCRVRLLLELVEQLEKAMYNASDGTASALIAPSKSKSTFETGSTLCIQYFRLFRHWPVRSFFHTNKSTCHEWLSRNRSAVVAVALRAGMASCAVRHGYTLLQDLLDLGNTKGSEFENAVLQVAWALLKLKQSEPIQGLYVWCRDIIESSSPV from the exons ATGCTGGTCGCTCACCCCAGACTGAGCCGTTCGACTACAACAGTCTGGCGGGAGTTGAGTCTCACTTCTGTCACTGTGCTGCTACACTGGGCCACGTGGGAGTCGGCTCAGTTGTGCGTCAACTCCAAGTTGCGTACTCCCCTGGGCAAGCCTGTCGACACCTTCATGGCTTTTGAAG GTGTGCTGAAATCTCTGGCGAGGCAAACCGTGGGTTCACAGACTACAGACACAACAGATGAGTTTGATGTTTGCCGAGTGCGGTTACTGCTCGAACTCGTGGAGCAGCTAGAGAAGGCGATGTACAATGCTTCAGATGGCACAGCCTCAGCTCTTATTGCTCCATCAAAAAGTAAGTCAACGTTTGAAACCGGATCCACACTGTGCATCCAATACTTTAGATTGTTTAGACATTGG CCGGTACGCTCGTTCTTCCACACCAACAAGAGCACATGCCACGAGTGGCTGAGCCGTAACAGGAGCGCTGTAGTGGCAGTGGCCCTGCGCGCTGGCATGGCATCGTGCGCCGTCCGGCACGGCTACACACTGCTGCAAGACCTCCTAGACCTGGGCAACACTAAG GGATCAGAGTTTGAGAATGCTGTGCTGCAAGTGGCTTGGGCGTTGTTGAAGCTGAAGCAGTCAGAGCCCATACAAGGACTGTACGTTTGGTGTCGGGACATCATCGAATCAAGTTCCCCTGTCTAA